Proteins encoded within one genomic window of Brassica rapa cultivar Chiifu-401-42 chromosome A09, CAAS_Brap_v3.01, whole genome shotgun sequence:
- the LOC103849836 gene encoding serpin-Z1 — protein sequence MNPSSLPSKSTIGVEKAIKNQKDIALIVSKHLFSTKAKHSNSVFSPALINSALTLAASGPDGSSVSNEIFSFLRSSSTDELNAVFSKLVSVVFADHSAHGGPKITSVNGVWIEQTLPIDSSFKDLFENVFKAAFDRVDFLTNAEQVRIELIKWAEDHTNGLIKDLLPPGSVSRQTGCVFGNALFFKGAWEVPFDKSYTKDTEFQLLSGTSVSMPFNGVVS from the exons ATGAATCCTTCTAGCTTACCGTCCAAGTCAACCATTGGTGTAGAAAAAGCCATTAAGAACCAAAAGGACATAGCGCTGATCGTTTCGAAGCATCTCTTCTCTACCAAAGCCAAACACTCTAACTCCGTTTTCTCACCAGCGTTGATAAACTCCGCGCTCACTTTGGCGGCTTCTGGCCCCGACGGTTCTTCAGTCTCCAACGAGATCTTCTCCTTCCTGAGGTCTTCTTCAACCGACGAACTCAACGCCGTCTTCAGCAAGCTCGTTTCCGTTGTCTTCGCTGACCATAGCGCCCACGGTGGACCAAAGATCACGTCCGTCAACGGTGTCTGGATCGAGCAAACGCTGCCCATTGATTCATCGTTCAAGGATCTCTTTGAGAATGTCTTCAAAGCTGCTTTCGATCGCGTAGACTTCCTAACAAAC GCCGAACAAGTTCGTATAGAGCTGATTAAATGGGCTGAAGATCATACCAATGGTCTCATCAAAGATCTTCTTCCTCCTGGATCCGTCTCGCGTCAAACCGGCTGCGTTTTTGGAAACGCACTGTTCTTCAAAGGAGCATGGGAAGTTCCATTCGACAAGTCTTACACAAAAGACACAGAGTTCCAACTTCTCAGTGGAACCTCAGTGTCCATGCCATTCAATGGCGTTGTATCATAA